The Haloplanus sp. GDY1 genomic sequence CGCCGACGAGCGCGACCGCGTGACGTCGATGCTGTCGGCGCTCGTGGCGGAGTGAGACGGCGACGCGGCGGAGCCTACCGCTCCCGCGACGCCGCGGACTCGTCTTCCCGCAGGTTCTCGTCGAGGAAGCGCAGCGTCCTGTTCCACGCGTCTCGCGTGTCGTTCGGGCGGAAGCTCTCGCCGCTCGGGTTGGCGAAGGCGTGGCCCGCCCCCTCGTAGACGTGGATCTCGCGTTCGACCCCCAGGTCGCCCAGCGTCCGGTCGAACTCGCGGACGGTCTCGATCCCGACCACCCGGTCCTCGGAGCCGAAGATCCCGAGGACGGGGCCGTCGATGCGCCGCAGCGTCGACGCGTTCGTCGTCAGCGTGCCGTAGTAGATGACCGTCGCGTTCAGATCGGCGTCGCTCAGGCTCAACTGGAGGCTCTGCCCGCCGCCGAAACACCAGCCGAGGCTGGCGACCCGATCGGTGGTGTCGGGGCGGTCGCGAAGCCCCGAGACGGCCCGGCTCATCTTCGAGACGGCGACGTCGGGGTTCTCGCGCACCTGCCCGGAGAGTTCGGCCGCCCGGGAGGCGTTCGTCGCCACCTCGCCGCCGTAGAGATCCACCGCGAAGACGACGTAGCCGTGGCCGGCGAGGACGTCGGCCATGTGCTCGACGTTCCCGTTGAGCCCCCACCACTCGTGGATCACGACGACGGCGGGGTAGGTGCCGTCGTCGGCGGGTCGGGCGAGGTAGCCCGGCGTGCCGTCGATGGTCGTCCGGGTGCTCGTGATGGCCGAGAGGTTCTCGGCGTCGAAGACGTCGGCGTTGCCGCCGCTCGTGACCGCCTGGCAGGTGCCGTTCTTCTCGATGGCACCGGGCTGACAGCCCGTGTGGGGCGTCTGGGTGTAGGACGCCTCGGCGGTCGCCGTCGGCTCGGGGACGGGCGTCGGCGTGGGATCGGGCTGGTCGGTGGGGGTCGCCGTCGGCGTGTCCTCACCCGAGAGGACTCCCGAACAGCCGCTCAGGAGCACCAGCGCGGCGACGAGGACGGGAACGAGTCGTGAACTGGGCATCTCGTGTTGGGAAGGGAACGTGTCGGCAAAACCGTGTCGCCGACGGGGGCGCCGCGTCACTGCCGGTGCGTGGCGGACTGGACGGCGACGCAGGCGGTCCCGGCACCCGAGGGATCGGCAGGGGCGCCGCGGGGGCCAGCCGACGCCGTTCGTCGCGGACCGACCGGGGCGCGAGTTATCC encodes the following:
- a CDS encoding dienelactone hydrolase family protein codes for the protein MPSSRLVPVLVAALVLLSGCSGVLSGEDTPTATPTDQPDPTPTPVPEPTATAEASYTQTPHTGCQPGAIEKNGTCQAVTSGGNADVFDAENLSAITSTRTTIDGTPGYLARPADDGTYPAVVVIHEWWGLNGNVEHMADVLAGHGYVVFAVDLYGGEVATNASRAAELSGQVRENPDVAVSKMSRAVSGLRDRPDTTDRVASLGWCFGGGQSLQLSLSDADLNATVIYYGTLTTNASTLRRIDGPVLGIFGSEDRVVGIETVREFDRTLGDLGVEREIHVYEGAGHAFANPSGESFRPNDTRDAWNRTLRFLDENLREDESAASRER